A window of the Tunturibacter empetritectus genome harbors these coding sequences:
- the uvrA gene encoding excinuclease ABC subunit UvrA codes for MNDQITIRGARTHNLKGIDVDIPHNALTVVSGVSGSGKSSLAFDTVYAEGQRRYVESLSAYARQFLERIEKPDVDFMDGLAPAIAIKQKNQTRNPRSTVATATEIYDYLRLLYARCGTVTCLHCGGIVKHDTVDEIITTLFALPEGTRTYVLFPILRAELKLEPMQIATAEPGAEAPTPKKAAAKKSSKAANAATEALTLTDALKDRLTELRRRGYNRLYQSGKIVEFSTPESLLELDFTQPIFALIDRLAISPESRARVVDAIETGYRESGEVQFHTVSREENEAATKLRFSAAFECTTCHRAYREPEPRLFSFNNPYGACPRCQGFGNTIDFDPNLIIPDKSKTLDEGAIAPWTTTKYRPHHGEMKRAAKAAGIPTDVPWYDLTPAQQAFIEDGNTTFPGIRGFFAALERKKYKLHVRVFLSKYRGYALCPDCRGQRLRAEARAVLINNQNICETSALTITGAQEFFDNLQLTPAQLEVAGKILEEVRQRVHFLHQVGLDYLTLDRLSSTLSGGEAQRIQLATSLGSRLVGALYVLDEPSIGLHTRDTAKLISIMKDLRDLGNTILVVEHDPDVIRAADHLLDLGPGAGELGGHLLAEGTVGEVTANPNSITGKYLSGRATIPIPKHRREPGREHLKLTGARIHNLRGVDIDIPLGLLCCVTGVSGSGKSTIVHQVLYRALMQSLGQTEGADPAHLYRELSGTQHLNDVILVDQSPIGRTPRSNPVTYIKAFDDIRALFAAQPDAKRKGFGPGHFSFNVPGGRCDVCEGDGTVTVEMQFLADIELPCEECNGTRYKSSILDIRYKGKNIHDVLNMTVKEALVYFAGHPKIVDKLYVLDEVGLGYVRLGQSATTLSGGEAQRVKLASHLATARSITNRSANDTAAKVRSRTLYILDEPTTGLHFDDVAKLLAAFRKLIEGGGSLLVIEHNLDVIKSADWVIDMGPEGGSGGGQIVATGTPEEIAVNPASHTGHWLAPVLNLATPKAEPELQVTA; via the coding sequence ATGAATGACCAGATCACAATTCGCGGCGCCCGCACCCACAATCTCAAGGGCATCGACGTCGACATCCCGCACAACGCCCTCACCGTAGTCTCCGGCGTCAGCGGCTCCGGCAAATCCTCGCTGGCTTTCGACACCGTCTACGCCGAAGGCCAGCGCCGCTACGTCGAATCGCTCTCCGCCTACGCCCGACAGTTCCTCGAGCGCATCGAAAAGCCTGACGTCGACTTCATGGACGGCCTCGCCCCCGCCATCGCCATCAAGCAAAAAAATCAGACCCGCAACCCACGCTCCACCGTCGCCACTGCAACCGAGATCTACGACTACCTCCGCCTCCTCTACGCCCGCTGCGGCACCGTCACCTGCCTGCACTGCGGCGGAATCGTCAAGCACGACACCGTAGACGAGATCATCACCACACTCTTCGCCCTGCCTGAAGGCACACGCACCTACGTCCTTTTTCCCATCCTCCGCGCCGAGCTCAAACTCGAGCCTATGCAGATCGCGACCGCGGAGCCCGGAGCTGAAGCCCCAACACCAAAGAAGGCCGCCGCAAAGAAATCTTCGAAAGCCGCAAACGCTGCCACCGAGGCTCTCACCCTCACTGACGCACTCAAAGACCGACTCACTGAACTGCGGCGCCGAGGCTACAATCGCCTCTACCAGTCAGGAAAAATCGTAGAGTTCTCCACTCCCGAATCCCTCCTCGAACTCGACTTCACCCAGCCCATCTTCGCCCTCATCGACCGCCTCGCCATCAGCCCCGAGAGCCGCGCCAGAGTTGTCGATGCCATCGAGACCGGCTACCGCGAATCCGGCGAAGTACAGTTTCACACCGTTTCGCGCGAAGAGAACGAGGCCGCAACGAAGTTGCGTTTCTCCGCAGCCTTCGAGTGCACCACCTGCCACCGCGCCTATCGCGAACCCGAACCGCGCCTCTTCTCCTTCAATAATCCCTACGGCGCGTGCCCCCGCTGCCAGGGCTTCGGCAACACCATCGACTTCGATCCAAATCTGATCATCCCCGACAAGTCGAAGACCCTCGACGAAGGCGCCATCGCCCCCTGGACCACCACCAAGTACCGCCCGCACCACGGCGAGATGAAGCGCGCCGCCAAAGCCGCCGGCATCCCCACCGACGTCCCCTGGTACGATCTCACTCCCGCCCAACAAGCCTTCATCGAAGATGGCAACACCACCTTCCCCGGCATCCGCGGTTTCTTCGCCGCGCTCGAACGCAAAAAATACAAGCTCCACGTCCGCGTCTTCCTCTCGAAGTACCGCGGCTACGCCCTCTGCCCCGACTGTCGAGGCCAACGCCTCCGCGCCGAAGCCCGCGCCGTCCTTATCAACAACCAAAATATCTGCGAGACCTCCGCCCTGACCATCACAGGCGCCCAGGAGTTCTTCGATAATTTGCAACTTACACCGGCACAATTAGAAGTAGCCGGAAAGATCCTCGAAGAGGTCCGCCAGCGCGTTCACTTCCTCCATCAGGTGGGTCTCGACTACCTCACCCTCGATCGCCTCAGCTCCACCCTCTCCGGCGGTGAAGCCCAGCGCATTCAACTCGCAACCTCACTAGGCTCGCGCTTAGTCGGCGCCCTCTATGTCCTCGACGAGCCCAGCATCGGCCTCCACACCCGAGACACCGCCAAGCTTATCAGCATCATGAAAGACCTCCGCGACCTCGGTAACACCATCCTCGTCGTCGAGCATGACCCCGACGTCATCCGCGCCGCCGACCACCTCCTCGACCTCGGTCCCGGAGCCGGCGAGCTAGGCGGTCATCTCCTCGCCGAAGGTACAGTCGGCGAGGTCACGGCCAACCCCAACTCCATTACCGGGAAATACCTCTCCGGCCGCGCCACCATCCCCATCCCAAAGCACCGCCGCGAGCCCGGCCGCGAGCACCTCAAGCTCACCGGAGCACGCATCCACAACCTCCGTGGGGTCGACATCGACATCCCCCTCGGCCTGCTCTGCTGCGTCACCGGCGTCAGCGGCTCCGGAAAATCCACCATCGTCCACCAGGTCCTCTATCGTGCCCTTATGCAGTCGCTCGGCCAGACCGAAGGCGCAGATCCAGCACACCTCTATCGCGAGCTCTCCGGCACCCAGCACCTCAACGATGTCATCCTCGTTGACCAGTCGCCAATCGGCCGTACTCCGCGATCCAATCCAGTTACCTATATCAAAGCCTTCGACGATATCCGCGCCCTCTTCGCCGCCCAACCGGACGCCAAGCGCAAAGGCTTCGGACCCGGCCACTTTTCCTTTAATGTCCCCGGCGGGCGCTGCGACGTCTGCGAAGGCGACGGCACCGTCACTGTCGAGATGCAGTTCCTCGCCGACATCGAGCTCCCCTGCGAAGAGTGCAACGGAACACGTTACAAATCCAGTATCCTCGACATCCGCTACAAGGGCAAGAACATCCACGACGTTCTCAATATGACCGTCAAGGAAGCTCTCGTCTACTTCGCAGGCCACCCCAAGATCGTCGACAAGCTCTACGTCCTCGACGAGGTCGGCCTCGGCTACGTCCGTCTCGGCCAATCCGCCACCACGCTCTCCGGCGGCGAAGCCCAGCGTGTCAAACTCGCCTCCCACCTCGCCACCGCTCGCTCCATCACCAACCGCAGCGCCAACGACACAGCCGCCAAGGTCCGCAGCCGCACCCTCTACATCCTCGACGAGCCCACTACTGGCCTCCACTTCGACGACGTCGCCAAGCTCCTCGCAGCTTTCCGCAAGCTCATCGAAGGCGGCGGCTCCCTCCTCGTCATCGAGCACAATCTCGACGTCATCAAATCCGCCGACTGGGTCATCGACATGGGCCCCGAGGGCGGCAGCGGCGGCGGCCAGATCGTAGCCACCGGCACACCCGAAGAGATCGCCGTCAACCCCGCATCCCACACCGGCCATTGGCTGGCCCCCGTCCTCAACCTAGCCACCCCGAAGGCCGAACCAGAACTCCAGGTCACCGCATGA
- the lspA gene encoding signal peptidase II, with protein sequence MSSMSSPNKTTYEAATPAIATEPRDRRGVALAIAAAVVILDRITKRIVVQQLPNGQAHTVIPGIFRITDVHNTGAAFSMFAESASPSTVRNILIAFSVIAVVVLLGMLWRAGRVLSVSSVALALILGGAFGNLYDRVRYSYVVDFLEVHIGNYHWPDFNVADSCIVIGACLLLIEIFRPQPADHAAS encoded by the coding sequence ATGTCCTCAATGTCATCACCGAACAAGACGACCTACGAAGCCGCAACGCCCGCCATCGCGACCGAACCGCGCGACCGACGCGGTGTTGCGCTCGCGATCGCCGCAGCAGTCGTCATCCTCGACCGCATTACCAAGCGCATCGTCGTGCAGCAACTACCCAACGGCCAGGCCCACACCGTCATCCCCGGCATCTTCCGCATCACCGACGTCCACAACACCGGCGCCGCCTTCAGCATGTTCGCCGAATCCGCCTCTCCCTCCACCGTCCGCAACATCCTCATCGCCTTCTCCGTCATCGCGGTCGTCGTCCTGCTCGGAATGCTCTGGCGAGCAGGGCGCGTCCTCTCGGTCAGCTCAGTAGCCCTCGCGCTCATCCTTGGAGGAGCCTTCGGAAATCTCTACGACCGCGTTCGCTACAGCTACGTCGTCGATTTTCTGGAAGTGCACATCGGCAACTACCACTGGCCCGACTTCAACGTCGCCGACAGCTGCATCGTCATCGGAGCCTGCCTCCTCCTCATCGAAATCTTTCGCCCGCAACCCGCAGATCACGCCGCAAGCTAA
- the ileS gene encoding isoleucine--tRNA ligase, translated as MSEATQAKPELKALKSTLNLPQTAFPMKANLPQNEPARLQAWQHSDLYAQIRTARTGQPKYILHDGPPYANGAIHLGHALNKCIKDFVVKTKTMAGFDAPYVPGWDCHGLPIEIKVDEQLGRKKLEMDPIAVRRACREYAQKYVDLQRSQFERIGVFGRWNDPYLTMSFGYEASIVETFYDFFEKKFVYKGLKPVYWCIHDRTALAEAEVEYDQHTSPSVYVRYALTSDPAVVAPSLAAIKDLYTIIWTTTPWTLPASQAIAFNPQLEYVALACEGGTYIVAQALLSSVITHCRLMSAKNPTEPASQADIVAVFTGNHLEHATFQHPFLDRSILGVNADYVTAEQGTGAVHTSPAHGVDDFYTGQCYKLPEIQYVDNAGRQRHTGTNGGGGVAQPYEDLTVFKSNAPIIELLKEKGALLSDTTFEHSYPHCWRCHNPVIVRATEQWFIGMETPMVTDEGTITTFRQRALDEIKQVVWDPAWGEERISNMIATRPDWCISRQRIWGVPIAVFLCEKCGEPLNEPAVNKSIVDLFKKEGADAWYSHDVTSLLPEGTACAKCGHKEFRREMDILDVWFESGSSWHAVLDLEPELHSPADLYTEGGDQHRGWFHSSLLTSVAVRNHTPYRMVATSGWTLDEQGRAFSKSLGNGVDPVDIAKRLGAEVIRLWVASVDFREDVAASENLMQRVSDNYRKLRNTLRFLLGNLHDFDPSTDAIHDFAKLEHLDQYILARTAELDAKIRAAYDSFEFHRAYHALNEYVNTDLSALYLDVLKDRLYTFAPNHPGRRSAQTALWRIAETLTRLIAPILSFTADEVWGLLPKMENRESSVHLALFPAMSEIVPVTTRKLEEDFDHLLTLRDEVLKVLEEERTAKTISNKSSETQIVLGWLNSVAEQPNPVFEHYEAILPELFGVAQVKISDAIITEGNVEKGAFYVQAKPAAGSKCERCWRFTEDVGQEANYPTVCLRCADALEAIHFPPYDAPSNTTEPQA; from the coding sequence GCGCCTCCAAGCGTGGCAGCACAGCGACTTATACGCCCAGATTCGCACCGCCCGGACCGGCCAGCCGAAGTACATCCTCCACGACGGCCCTCCCTACGCCAACGGAGCTATCCACCTCGGTCACGCGCTCAACAAGTGCATCAAGGACTTCGTCGTCAAGACCAAGACCATGGCCGGGTTCGACGCCCCTTATGTGCCCGGCTGGGACTGCCACGGCCTGCCTATAGAAATTAAGGTGGACGAGCAGCTAGGCCGCAAAAAACTCGAGATGGACCCCATCGCCGTGCGCCGCGCCTGCCGCGAGTACGCGCAAAAGTATGTCGACCTCCAGCGCAGCCAGTTCGAGCGCATCGGCGTCTTCGGCCGCTGGAACGACCCCTACCTCACCATGAGCTTCGGCTACGAGGCCAGCATCGTCGAGACCTTCTACGACTTCTTCGAGAAGAAGTTCGTCTACAAAGGCCTGAAGCCCGTCTACTGGTGCATCCACGACCGCACCGCACTGGCCGAAGCCGAAGTTGAGTACGACCAGCACACCTCGCCCAGCGTGTACGTACGCTACGCCCTCACCAGCGATCCAGCTGTCGTCGCCCCGTCCCTCGCTGCGATAAAAGACCTCTACACCATCATCTGGACCACCACGCCGTGGACCCTCCCCGCGTCGCAGGCCATAGCCTTCAATCCCCAGCTCGAATACGTTGCACTCGCCTGCGAAGGCGGCACCTATATCGTCGCGCAGGCGCTCCTGTCCTCGGTGATCACACACTGCCGCCTGATGAGCGCTAAGAACCCCACCGAGCCCGCGTCGCAGGCGGATATCGTCGCCGTCTTCACCGGCAATCATCTGGAGCATGCCACCTTTCAGCACCCATTCCTCGATCGCAGCATCCTCGGCGTTAACGCTGACTACGTCACCGCCGAACAAGGCACCGGAGCTGTTCACACCTCGCCCGCTCACGGCGTCGACGACTTCTACACTGGCCAGTGCTACAAACTCCCTGAGATTCAGTACGTCGACAACGCCGGCCGCCAGCGCCACACCGGCACCAACGGCGGAGGCGGAGTTGCCCAACCCTACGAAGACCTCACCGTCTTCAAGTCCAACGCGCCCATCATTGAGCTCCTCAAAGAAAAAGGCGCACTCCTTAGCGACACCACCTTCGAGCACTCCTATCCCCATTGCTGGCGCTGCCACAACCCCGTCATCGTTCGCGCCACCGAGCAGTGGTTCATCGGTATGGAAACTCCGATGGTCACCGACGAAGGCACCATCACCACCTTCCGCCAGCGTGCCCTCGACGAGATCAAGCAAGTCGTCTGGGATCCCGCCTGGGGCGAAGAGCGCATCTCCAACATGATCGCCACCCGGCCCGACTGGTGCATCTCCCGCCAACGCATCTGGGGCGTTCCCATCGCCGTCTTCCTCTGTGAAAAGTGTGGCGAGCCGCTCAACGAACCCGCAGTCAACAAAAGCATCGTCGATCTCTTCAAGAAAGAGGGTGCCGACGCCTGGTACTCGCACGATGTCACAAGCCTCCTCCCCGAAGGAACCGCCTGTGCAAAGTGCGGGCACAAAGAGTTCCGCAGAGAGATGGACATCCTCGACGTCTGGTTCGAATCCGGCTCCAGCTGGCACGCCGTCCTCGACCTCGAACCCGAGCTCCACTCCCCCGCCGATCTCTACACCGAAGGCGGCGACCAGCATCGCGGCTGGTTCCACTCTTCCCTGCTCACCTCTGTTGCCGTGCGCAACCACACACCCTACAGGATGGTCGCGACCTCCGGCTGGACCCTCGACGAACAAGGCCGCGCCTTTTCAAAGAGCCTGGGAAATGGAGTGGACCCTGTCGACATCGCCAAGCGTCTCGGCGCGGAAGTGATCCGTCTCTGGGTAGCCTCCGTCGACTTCCGCGAGGACGTAGCCGCCAGCGAAAACCTCATGCAGCGCGTCAGCGACAACTACCGCAAGCTGCGTAACACTCTGCGCTTCCTCCTCGGCAACCTCCACGACTTCGACCCTTCCACGGATGCCATCCACGACTTTGCGAAGCTGGAACATTTAGACCAGTACATCCTCGCCCGCACCGCCGAGCTCGACGCCAAGATCCGCGCTGCGTACGACAGCTTCGAGTTCCACCGCGCCTATCACGCCCTCAACGAGTATGTGAACACCGACCTCAGCGCACTCTACCTCGACGTCCTCAAAGACCGTCTCTACACCTTCGCGCCAAACCACCCCGGCCGACGCAGCGCACAGACTGCACTCTGGCGCATCGCCGAAACCCTCACTCGCCTCATCGCCCCCATCCTCAGCTTCACCGCAGACGAAGTCTGGGGGCTCCTACCCAAGATGGAAAATCGCGAATCAAGCGTCCACCTGGCCCTCTTCCCCGCCATGTCCGAGATCGTCCCTGTCACCACCCGCAAACTCGAGGAAGACTTCGACCACCTCCTCACATTGCGCGACGAGGTCCTCAAGGTTCTCGAAGAGGAACGCACCGCGAAGACCATCAGTAATAAATCCTCCGAGACCCAGATCGTCCTCGGCTGGCTCAACAGCGTCGCCGAGCAGCCCAACCCCGTCTTCGAGCACTACGAAGCCATCCTCCCCGAGCTCTTCGGCGTAGCCCAGGTCAAGATCTCAGACGCCATCATCACCGAAGGCAACGTAGAAAAGGGAGCCTTCTATGTTCAGGCCAAACCCGCCGCAGGTTCGAAGTGCGAACGCTGCTGGCGCTTCACCGAAGACGTAGGCCAAGAAGCCAACTACCCAACCGTCTGTCTTCGCTGCGCCGACGCTCTCGAAGCCATCCACTTCCCACCCTACGACGCACCCAGCAACACCACGGAGCCGCAAGCCTGA